Part of the Betta splendens chromosome 17, fBetSpl5.4, whole genome shotgun sequence genome, GAGGCCAGTAGCTTGTCTTGTCTGTGTCATGCCAGACCTTTTTTCCAATGGCGTGTAATGAGAGTGGGGGTCGCAGGTTTTTATTGTCTTTTGGACTTTTTGTGGCTGTAAGTTGTTCGTTTTGCAATTGTGCCAGCCTCACCAGGTTGGAAGCTCTGCATAAATTCCAAGGTCAGCCTGAAGGAAGCCTTCTGCACCATGGTAGACTCTTAGTTGGGCAAAGTTCTCTACAAGGTTCTAAACCCAAGAttacagaggctgcagctgtcgACCTGGACGTCGATTCCGATTACCAGGCAGATATGGGTGAGTCGAGTTGATTTTGGACACTACAGTCGAAGTGAAGGTTGAGAGGCCTTCAAACCTGATCAAgctttgtgtttgcagtgtgGGAGCCGCCTGCAGAGTGGGCTGCTGGTCCAAGGCCGAGCCCGGACAGCAGAGCAGTGGAGCAACTCCTTAAACTGGAACCAGAGGTTGAATGCACGGGCGACTCCATGCATCTCAACGTGAGAAATCCTGGTTCCACACCGGGGTCGTTGTTCCTCGTGGACAGGGGTGAGTCCTAGCATTCCACTTGTTCTGAGTGCACAAAGGGAAAGCGGGGGAAACCTCACGTTGTTGTTTTTGACCTTTCGCAGGGGGTcacctgcctcctctgcctctgtccaAGTTGCCACCGAGCTGCGGCTTCACGTTCAAGTCGACGCAAGGGCACCTGGTGTTCGTGGCTCCCTACGATGGCTGCTTTGTTGCCCGTGAGGTGAGACGCTCTGCTCTGAACCCACCACGCACTCGCTTTCTCCCGCCGTGCCCCTGTAACGTTTCCTGTCGTCCCTCCTCTCCAGGGGGACAGCTACGTCCTGCCGCTGCGTTGGTTCGGGCTAGCGGTGCGCATGTCCTGCCCCTTAACGAGACCCTCAGCCAAGCCGCCGATGGTCACCTGCCACTCCGAGGGCATGATTGTGAAAACGGGCTGGACCGTCCCCGTCGCTAAAATCGGTGTCAAACGTAAGTTTGAGCTTTTCTGTTAATGGATAACGTGTATCCGGTCAACGTTCTGACGGTACTAAGGGGTGTTTTCCAGTGAAGGGAAGCTGGGAGCCCCTGATGAAGGCCTCGTCCACCTGCGGGTTCAGCGTGGTCGTGCATCCTGAAGGCTTGGTCATCTCCGCTCACTACGCCCCCTgcctggaggagaaggacgggATGTACACTCTGGAACTGACTGGCGATGGGGAATCTACAATTTCCTGTCCATCCCTGTCAGCGTCTCATCCTGAGCCTGCGGAAGGCGCCCGTCCACACCCAGACCGCCATCATCCGCATTCGAAGCCTCCAGGTTCGCCTCCGTTCCCAGTGTCTCCTGGGAAACCACATGACGCGGTGGCAGCGGCGACGCCCGATCCCCAGGTCCCTCACTACCCGGTTCCGTTCTATGTTCCACCCCAGCCTGGCCCGCTCTCTGCACAGCCACCAGTAACGGAACCACAGGTGACGCACCCTGCAGGTCAACCTGAGCACCACGAACCGAATCCCTCATCGCCATTTGTCTTTTATAATCTGCCATTAGTGGACCCGGCCTTTTTTAATGAACCCCACGCAGAGCACTTTTTCTACCAGGACCCATTTTACCATGGCTTTCCGGCTTCTGATCATCATCCGATGCCCATGCCTCTTAAACAGGAAGCCGTTGCTTCATCCCCACAGAGCCCAGCGTCACCGCATCCTGAAGCCCCCCATGCGCCGTCTGGTTTGGTGCAGCAACTAGAACAGGTCCCTGCTCCATCCAGTAATGGTAAAAAACCCCAACCCCTCACCCAGCACCCTTCTAATGGTGGTGCCGTTCCCCCGGACTCTCCATGGTTCTCCCCTGTGCACTGTCCTAAAGTTTGTCCATCCGGCTTCTCTAACTGCTGTCCACAACTGGCCTTTAATCAGTATCTCCACCTGGCTCCAGTCGGCTTTGGCCGTAAACGTACTGGGTTTGGCGGCAGCTGGGATTCTGCTCACCACAATAATCATaacccagcagaaccactgCAAGTGCATTCTGCTTCACTTCAGTCCGGTGCGTCTGGAAACCGACACGAATACCTCCAGCCACCAGATGGCGTCCACGCTCCGCAGGCCAGGAGACATCCCAGTGAGCTTCACCTGCCTGATAGCTTTTATAACTTGCCATACGTGGATCCATTTCATCCAGCTCCCTACAGCGTGCCGTCGAGGCCCTGGGCCCCAGATTACCCCTCGTTTAATCAGATGGTGCAGTTTGAGCCGTATAACGTGCACGGCCCAAAGCTGCGACATCATTTTATGAATAGTCTTGGCCTAAATCAAAAGCCTGCAGCCTGGCAGCTGCAGCCGTCGCACTCGCAGGCCCGGGAGCTACCTGAACTGGACCCGCTCCATGTCCCTGACCCGAATCTTCAAGAAGGTCAAGCTCCATTAGTCCCCGCCTCCTCACATTCACAGCTGTCGGTGAACGCCATGACTGATTACACGGCGCACGATCAAACTGGGCACCCGGATTCCGAACCACAGAGCAATGTGCTGCTGCACCACGGCCCGGCCGGTTGGAGGATGGGTGGTTGGAGTGACTCTCACTCAAACCCTGGTCCAAGTTTCCCACGAGAACACTACCATCGGGCCGCCTGGGACCGGTGAGGGTTTGTCCAGACCCTCCCTTTGATGCCAGGCCCCAATGGTGCAGCACGTTTCAAGCATAAGACTTGTTTATTGGGTGAATGTGTGTTGTAACCTGTGGATACagtacaaataaaatatttaaaagaaaaaggatcAACTTGTTTTTCTTATGCTGGTGTTTCAGGTAAACAACCCGTCAAAGGTCCCGTACGTGAACCGTCTGATCTCCTGGAGCGGGCGGcttgtgtacttgtacttgttgACACATCCTTTCTAGAATCACAAGGTGCATTGCTCTCGTTGAACTTGTTGGTCTCACTGTGAACTGGTGCATGCTGATCGTTGACCCTCGTGAATGCACCAATAGGCTGCACCCATCTATCaacagtgccccccccctcctatCCTCAAAACCACTTTACTTGGAAGATTTGACATGTGTTTACTTGTTACTGGGTTCATGTTGTACACTTCTAGTTTGAGATTGACTTgcttattttcattattatccTGAATGTGAGTGGGTTGGTGATGTCATTGTTTGCAGTCGCACTGTGCCGTGACTGATTGTGTTGTCCAcaattttgtttttctcagtttGTCCTGATCAGATCTGAAGGTGCTTTTAGCCTTTGGTGGCTGCTGCATGTACATAGGCagcatttctactcaaatgaacaaaaaacaaatttgcTTCAATTTAGATTTATTCAACACCATTTAATGCACATCTGCATCCACGTTACAGAAGTTTCAGGTTTCTGTTGCCTGTGTAATGCACCGTCTGTGTCGGTTAAATTTGCACTAGTACCAATGtaacttaaaaaaaagcaaatataaagTCTGTGGGAGCTTTTCACTTGAAGAACCGGACGCGTCCTGGACACGGTGGCGGAGGAAGGGGCGCGTGCACCGGTGCAGCGAGTACGACTTCCCTCTTAAACATGAACCTGGGGTTGACCTCCATGCTGTCTGAGGTCTCTAAGGCCACTGCGGGCTCGGCAGCGGCTGGAGCCGCTGGGGCCGCGTCAACGGCGGGTGCGGCCGCGTCAACCGCGGGTGCGGCCGCGTCAACGGCGGGTGCGGCCGCGTCAGCGGCGGGTGCGGCCGCTTTCGGGGCCGCTTGCACCATTTCAGCTGACTCGGATTCAGGTGACTCTGCGGACAGGTGGGTGCTCAGGTGCGGGTTGTGGAACGGGGTGAGCTTGTGGTGTCCGAAGCCGTGCTTGTTGTGCGCGTGGATCACGGGTGGAACTGCAGGTCCGGTGGCGTTGGCGTCCACAAGAGGCGTCTGAGAAATTGAACCGAACAGCAAAGGGATTAATAATATTACGTGTAATGGGGGGTCGGAGGATCGTGGCCTGTTAATAGAATAAATTACCAGGTTGGGAAAAATCTTGCAGTCCACATTGTGAGCAGTGcttcggccactggccctgcaAAGCCCTCGTTTCTGGTGGAGAAGTGGAAAAGGATCAGCTGATGGCTCCTGGAGGCTCAACCCCTAACACACCCGTAGAACATCCGTGTCCGTGCTTTGAGTCTGTACTCACAACCGTGGCTTCGTCCAGAGGTACGCAGTTACCGCCGGTGCAGTTGACCTCAGAGATGACGTATTCCGTTAAATACTGCGGCCCACCGGACACGATCTGCGGCGGGGAGACACGCGTCTACTTACACGGGCAGGCGCCGGACCTTTTGGGCCGAACGTCCGACCCGATCCCGCCCACACCCACCTGTGACGACATCCTTCCGATCTGGTAAATGTCGTAGGTCGCGTTCACGGTGTTGTTGTTGAACGTCGCCAGAGAAGCGTGGATGAAGTTCAGGGCGCCCGTGTCGttcagggggaggagggtgTAGCAGCCCAGGCACAGGTCCTCGGTCGACGCTAAACGCAACACAGCGGCACACGTGcgggttttttttattttttattttacaggtgaGGCGGCCAGCGCGTGCACGCGCGGCTCCTACGTAACGAAAGCCTTACCCTCTGTTTTACACTTGAACGCAGTGACGGTCAGAGCTCCGCCGACCTTCTTCAGCACCACGTCGCAGTCTCCCTCCACTGCCTGCACGGAGAACCCGTTTCATTATCAGATCGCACTGGGTCGAGTTCTGGGGGGTTCTTTTCGGGGGTTCCGTCTCACCGTGAGGTGTTTGGGCCGGACTGTGCAGTTGGCGAGAGGTGTGGGATCCAACGCGTGACAGTCGGTCTCCAGCAGATCGACCTCCAGAACATATGTCTCCACTCCATTAGGCTATGAAGATACAAACAAATCTgctttattatatatacacatgttGAATATTACTTTTTTTAGGCTCAGGAATATTCATAAATAGAAACAATCCTTTTATTTAGGACTTTTGTTATCCTCCTACATATATTGTTTTCATGAGTCTAATGAACACATTTATTGCATATCTACTTCTTCGTACCCACTTACCTCAGTGTAGACCTTCACATCCTCGATCCTGTTCAGCTCATACTTGTACCCGTGCGTGTGTTGGGCATTGAGGTGATTTCTTGCGGCCACGGcggcctcctccaccagcgGGGAGTCGCACTGAGGCCGGGCAGGCAGCAGGATCTGGGCCTGCACCCCCACCAGTATCCCCAGAACCACAGTGACGGCCACGGGATGCATCGCTGCGATAGAGGCGCTTATCAGAGGAGCAGACGAGGGTTTAGTGTGCAGGGCGGTTGCATGCGGCCGCTGGTGTATATATGCTGCGCTCGAAACAGGCGACCGGAGCCAAGTTCAACAGCGCGAACATCCCTGCTGAGTCCTGCGTCACACGTGGGCCATCCTCTGCTCCAGGACTCCTGCCAAGGCAAACAGAGGATGACAAAGTCTGGCACACTGCATTCGCTCGCTTATATTACACTGTTTCTGCCGTGTGACATGTGTGAACCCCTAAGAAAATCTGCCACGATTCTTTAGCTTCCCCCTAAATGTGGCAGgaagggttttttttaattagatgtTGATGTACGCGAGGAGCTACGTGTTTGAACATTCCTGTTGTGTAACCAGCTGTATCTCCCCACGGAGACAAAGAGGATGTTTGCGAACAGGGGGGCATAGTTGAGGGACACAGACGCCCGTTGCTGTATTTGCTCTGGATTTGACCATCTGCACAAAACAGTAGTGTCGCTCCAGGTCAGGGCCAGACTTGCAGGGATAGAGATGGGAGCAGAAATCGGTGTCTTCTCAATTGGATTCCAACAATATGCGGACAGGAGGTGTTCCTCTTGTGTGTTCATCACAGCTTATGCGGGTGCAATATCTCCCCTATCTCTGCAAGCATGCAATGACCTTACACAGGATACAAAGGTTTCATCTCGCTGCAAAAAGGCTCAAGTATTGATTTATGAAGTGGACTTTAACAGTGCAGTGACTGGTTCATATCCTGTGGGCGCTGGTTTATCAGTGTTGTGTGATAAAGAGGTTCTAAAATGCTAAACTTAAACTTCACACATATAAAAAATTTTTTCTCTTTAATTTCTGATTCAATGCTATACAGTGTATTACAAGTGTAAAGTAGAAAATAAAGTAGAAAATGTCTATATGAAGAAAAATGTTGTTCTTTTCAACATCTAAATAAAGCATTAAATCAAGCCAAGCCGGAAGGAACTGCACATTAGATTGACGTCTGAGGGGACACACGACTGCAGGGAACTCTACAGAGATGCCAAGTCAAACATCtgccagtaggtggcagtaaaGCAAAGCGTAGCTGCAATATTTACccaacgaagaagaagaaattatcTGATTGGTCACCGTCAACGTGACGTACCTCACACGCGACTCTTAACGCTTGTGTTCATGATGTAAAGTGTGGCTGCAGGTTCAGAGGATCAAGCGGCTTCACTTTAAATTAAAACCTGCGTTGACTGATAGACTATTATTGGACAGCAGCGCGTTCCGCTCTCTGGTGTTAGTGAGACAGACGAGGCAGTGACGGTAAGACGCAGAGGTTAACGGCAGCTGTGTGGGTGAACCTATCTGTGATGGCCATCGCTAAGTGAGCAGGGATGGAAACACGTGTCAAAATAATGGTAAAGTGCACGGCACCGTTTTGAACGCGCATTTGCACTGATGCGCTTGTTTAGTGTCCAGGGCACATAGCTCCCAGTGATAATCAGCAAAAGCTGTCTTGTGTTCTTGTCACTGGTCATGATTTTGTCATTtccatcattttaaaatccacaaataaatttatttacattatgtaACATTTTTATGGGATAACAACATATCCATATGAaactactgtaataataattacaaatcTGCTCTTTGATTCGCAGAAAATGTTTGGACTGTTCTTCAATCTACCAGAAGGGGTAGTAAATACAAAGCAAGCCTGAAGTGAGTATGACAGCACTCCCATTGTGTGGATCAGGCAACTCAGGAATTCACCATTCCACCTAAAGTCCACACTGGATGAGCTGGAGGCATTTGACCATGGACTGGAAGCGAGACTCTTTTCAccagaaagcaaacaaaatcaGATTAAGGTCCTGCACTTTTGCATATGAGCTGCCTATGACGCAGCTGAAAGGATACTCACAACTCGTGACTTTCCATCATTTACTCTCATCAAGTGGTCCCTGATGCACCGAACACAGAGCCACTGGAGCACATTGAGGCGGGGAACGTAAATAATGGGTTCCATCAAGAAAATTTCCCATCAGTGTGGGAAAGCTAAGAGACgtttgtattttaagttacaGCACTGGATGTGGAGGAAGCGGTGGGAGGAGAAATGCCCTTTCAGGAAATTCACAACCAAGAGACAAGCTTCTAGGACCAGGCCCAGCTCTGGCCCTCATCTTATTTTAAAGACTCAactgataaaaaacaaaaggagatgTCCAAGGCGGCGCACACTTAACCATGCGTCAGCTGCTGTGCCACTGCTTGCATGTGCTACTGAAGATCCAGAGAACATGCGTGGAGGGCAGAAGTCCCTGCTAAAACTGTGTGAATCTGACAGTGTGTCAGAAGGCTGTGAGACTGCAGATGCTTCTGTGCGATCTTTGACTATGATAGAGACAAATGCATGTGGGAACATTACACCAGTACCAAGAAAAGTGATCCCGTCTCAGAGACTTGAAGCTGTAAGCCCATCAGGAAAGCACGCTGTCCCAGCAGGTGGGGAACAGGctccaaacacagacactgaggaGAGAACCCTCTCATCTTCTCAATCTGTTGTCACCAGTACAGACATGATTAAGGACATCCATGGTATGaaaatatatgtgtgtgtgtgtgtgtgtgtgtgtataaaatgtattttggtTGATATTAAAAAGGCGTATTTTCATGTTTGTTCAGAATTCCTCAGTGACTTCTACAGAATATATGGAAGTTTTATCCCACTGCAAAGGAGCGACGTGTTGACACATTTAAAGTTGAAGTATAACGAAGATTTTAGTGACAGGTAAGTCCACTTTCAATCTTTATTTACGCTCCTTCTGAATTCGGGACTAAATGAGGAATAGtatctaatgttttttttttctcaattatGTTGCATATCTTCAATGGTACAGGAAGAATGACATCATCTCCGAAGTGACCACATATCAAAATGTGATCGTTCAGGAGCCTCTTCCCTTCTTCCAAGTGGTCTacaagaaacacacactgacactagAGGATTTGTTGACACTGGCAGATCAGAACTGGCTCAATGACCAGGTACCGTCCAGGTGTGACTGAGACTTTATGttggaaagaggaagaaaagctgAATGTTTTTGCTGACAGTATATTATTTCTGCCTTAGGTCATAAACTTGTACGGAGAGTTGATAATGGCATCCGCCCATCAGGAGGTGATCTTTGTGGCTATTGCAAACaagctttgttttgtcttgagTTAGTTCTATTTTTCTAGCTTTCGTCTTCTTTTTCTAGGTCCATTTCCTCAACAGCTTCTTCCACCGGCAGCTCATGACTAAAGGGTATGATGGTGTAAAGAGGTGGACAAAACAGGTTGGTTGAGCCTGAGAAGCAAATCATATGGTTCTGGTAAAAAAATATAGATTTGTCATTTAACTGCATGTTATTCACACAGGTGGATTTGTTTTCTAAAAGTTTGCTCCTGGTGCCCATCCACCTGGAGGTTCACTGGTGTCTGGTCACTGCTGACATCGTCAACAAGAGGATCTGCCTCTATGATTCTCAAGGGAACGCACTGCAGAAGGTTGCAAGGGTAACTCAGATTTCTTCTTTCATCTTAGAATATACGTAAACATTTGAGTTGCTTTTCTTGAAAGGTTCACAAAtcctcatttgtttttccatatGCTTTAATTACAACAGAACATCCTGAAATACTTGATTACTATGGCAAAGGAGAAGCGACAAACGGCCTTTGAAGACGGCTGGACTGTGTCATATACTGAGGTGTCTTGTTGCTGAAGTCTTCTCTTTAATTATAAACTTTTGCAGGTTTGGGTTGAAGGTCTTGATTTTTGACAAATCCAGATAATTCTTAAACCTAAAGAAATCCAGACTAAGGCCACAGCATCAACATTATAAAGTGgatgatttattttttgtgtgtctgctgtgagaTTTAAGCAGCTCATTGGACCTTGACCTGACGTAATACTGCACCTTTCATGGTGTATTGTCTTTCACAGAAAAGCCCTCAACAGACCAATGAAAACGACTGTGGAGTGTTTGTCTTGGAGGTACTAATTGTGTCTTTTTTGGCGTGCAAGATTTAAAACATaattgttttcacatttgtttcGACTCATCTGTTTTCCCTCCTTTTCAGTATTGTAGATGCCTCGCTCTCGCCAAACCTCTGCATTTCTCACAGAGCAACATACCAAAGATACGTAAGAGGATCTACAAAGAGCTTTGTGACCGTAGGCTCCATGAAGAAGGCTGATGAGTGTAGACGTGCTTGTGATCCAGTTATTAAGCCAGTTGGTCCATACACTGAGCCTTACAGCACTGTGAATGCATATGGCCGACCCCAGTAGGACCGGGTCAGTCCTGTACGACGCAGACTTCTAAACCACTGTATTTATACGAGCTGTATTTAACCAGGCATGTTATTTAAGAAAGTGTTTTTTGAGTTTACAGATAGATGATGTACCAGCAGAGCCTTACTGACTCAAATGCCTGTTGAAATGGATCTTAGCTCGCCTTAGCTGCCGCTTCCCAGTCGTCCCAGCGCCACTCACTGCTGATTACCTGAATCACTGTATTCAGCGAGTCACCAACAAGTGCAGGGATGGTTGGAAAAACGAGGACCAGGGTTCGACCAGCCCGATCTACTGCATCATAGTCCATCTCTGTGTAGGTGTTGCATATAATTGGTTAAAATGATTTATACACcttatttgcacatttttgttGTCTTACTTTGGATTCTCAACTTGTGGTTTGACCTGCAGTACGTTAGCATCATAGTTTAGCATTTATTCTCTGTTTCATCAAAGTTGAAGTAGAGTCGatgtttaaaactgtttttgtttgttggctactggaaaatgtaaataaggttctaaataaaaacatttcacaaGGTTTATTGTATGTTGTCATGGTACATGAGGACTTGCAAGCACTGCATGCAAAACACCATCTGAGCAATTAATGTTTAGGTCTTAtaagttattaaaaaaaacactcacagcTCTAGACCTATATTTATGATTGTCctgcacaaaaatactgtttGTGAGTGAGTCCCCAAAGAGCTGTACATTAATTACACAGTGGCTCATGGGGAGAAGTAGATGTTTTAAGGCACTTGAACTTTGTCAGTATAAGAATTGAATAACTAATTAGTGGCACCATATGGATAGCAGATGAGTCATTTGGCTAAATCTGATGAGTTAGTGTTGGTTTTTATAACGCACACATTCAGAATGTGTGAAGAATGTTTAAATGTATGGTGATTACCTGTTCCCCTGTACAGCTCTCctgtcacacatactgtagacctATAGTATGGCTAGTCATAGGAGGCCACAAAAAGCATCCCTCCCACTTGCTGAGGCGGCATCTAATCGTTCGCTTGGAAGCCCCACTCCACCTCTGGCTCGTCATCGAGGCGGATCACAAGGTAGGACACCAGCTGGAAGAGGTTCTGCCACAGGCCCAGGAAGAGGTACAGGTAGAAGTCGCTGACGTCTATTTGGCAGTGGACGCCCGAGTAGTTCATGTCACACACGCACTCGAAGCTGTTGACGT contains:
- the LOC114844593 gene encoding uncharacterized protein LOC114844593, translated to MACNESGGRRFLLSFGLFVAVSCSFCNCASLTRLEALHKFQGQPEGSLLHHGRLLVGQSSLQGSKPKITEAAAVDLDVDSDYQADMVWEPPAEWAAGPRPSPDSRAVEQLLKLEPEVECTGDSMHLNVRNPGSTPGSLFLVDRGGHLPPLPLSKLPPSCGFTFKSTQGHLVFVAPYDGCFVAREGDSYVLPLRWFGLAVRMSCPLTRPSAKPPMVTCHSEGMIVKTGWTVPVAKIGVKLKGSWEPLMKASSTCGFSVVVHPEGLVISAHYAPCLEEKDGMYTLELTGDGESTISCPSLSASHPEPAEGARPHPDRHHPHSKPPGSPPFPVSPGKPHDAVAAATPDPQVPHYPVPFYVPPQPGPLSAQPPVTEPQVTHPAGQPEHHEPNPSSPFVFYNLPLVDPAFFNEPHAEHFFYQDPFYHGFPASDHHPMPMPLKQEAVASSPQSPASPHPEAPHAPSGLVQQLEQVPAPSSNGKKPQPLTQHPSNGGAVPPDSPWFSPVHCPKVCPSGFSNCCPQLAFNQYLHLAPVGFGRKRTGFGGSWDSAHHNNHNPAEPLQVHSASLQSGASGNRHEYLQPPDGVHAPQARRHPSELHLPDSFYNLPYVDPFHPAPYSVPSRPWAPDYPSFNQMVQFEPYNVHGPKLRHHFMNSLGLNQKPAAWQLQPSHSQARELPELDPLHVPDPNLQEGQAPLVPASSHSQLSVNAMTDYTAHDQTGHPDSEPQSNVLLHHGPAGWRMGGWSDSHSNPGPSFPREHYHRAAWDR
- the ahsg2 gene encoding alpha-2-HS-glycoprotein 2, which gives rise to MHPVAVTVVLGILVGVQAQILLPARPQCDSPLVEEAAVAARNHLNAQHTHGYKYELNRIEDVKVYTEPNGVETYVLEVDLLETDCHALDPTPLANCTVRPKHLTAVEGDCDVVLKKVGGALTVTAFKCKTEASTEDLCLGCYTLLPLNDTGALNFIHASLATFNNNTVNATYDIYQIGRMSSQIVSGGPQYLTEYVISEVNCTGGNCVPLDEATVKRGLCRASGRSTAHNVDCKIFPNLTPLVDANATGPAVPPVIHAHNKHGFGHHKLTPFHNPHLSTHLSAESPESESAEMVQAAPKAAAPAADAAAPAVDAAAPAVDAAAPAVDAAPAAPAAAEPAVALETSDSMEVNPRFMFKREVVLAAPVHAPLPPPPCPGRVRFFK
- the LOC114845071 gene encoding sentrin-specific protease 5-like, giving the protein MGSIKKISHQCGKAKRRLYFKLQHWMWRKRWEEKCPFRKFTTKRQASRTRPSSGPHLILKTQLIKNKRRCPRRRTLNHASAAVPLLACATEDPENMRGGQKSLLKLCESDSVSEGCETADASVRSLTMIETNACGNITPVPRKVIPSQRLEAVSPSGKHAVPAGGEQAPNTDTEERTLSSSQSVVTSTDMIKDIHEFLSDFYRIYGSFIPLQRSDVLTHLKLKYNEDFSDRKNDIISEVTTYQNVIVQEPLPFFQVVYKKHTLTLEDLLTLADQNWLNDQVINLYGELIMASAHQEVHFLNSFFHRQLMTKGYDGVKRWTKQVDLFSKSLLLVPIHLEVHWCLVTADIVNKRICLYDSQGNALQKVARNILKYLITMAKEKRQTAFEDGWTVSYTEKSPQQTNENDCGVFVLEYCRCLALAKPLHFSQSNIPKIRKRIYKELCDRRLHEEG